GGATGGGAATATTTCGTAGTCCTTCTGAAGAAGATAGAAAAGCAGTTTTAGTTGCTCTCGAGCGTATTAATGCACTCGATTTAGCAGATAAACTTATCTCTGAACTCAGCGGTGGTCAAATACAGAGGATTTTTATTGCACGTGCTCTGGCATCTGAATCACCAGTTCTTCTCCTCGACGAGCCGGAGGCTGGGATAGATCGTGAAACAGCTGACCGTTTTATGCGATTACTTTCCGACTTACGCGATAAACTTGACCTCGGTATCATTCTTGTGAGCCACGATATAGGCATGATAACACGCAATGCCGATGTGGTAGCCTGTATCAATCATAAACTCCATTTCCACGATAAGCCTGTTAAACTAGATGGTTCAGCACTCTCCGAGGTATTTGGCGAGGAGTGTGAACTCTTGATCCACAGCTATCCCATACGACA
This bacterium DNA region includes the following protein-coding sequences:
- a CDS encoding metal ABC transporter ATP-binding protein — encoded protein: MASSKPLIELKDVTLNRGGRIALDSVSLHLDRRTLLGLIGPNGAGKTSLLKVILGELEPESGEVFLDGIPHKKALRERWPIGYLPQHHTFESLIPITGFEAVMMGRFGRMGIFRSPSEEDRKAVLVALERINALDLADKLISELSGGQIQRIFIARALASESPVLLLDEPEAGIDRETADRFMRLLSDLRDKLDLGIILVSHDIGMITRNADVVACINHKLHFHDKPVKLDGSALSEVFGEECELLIHSYPIRQLEGHDD